The region AACAGAAGAGCATAAGCCGCTTCCGGATGGCATTTTAAAACTAGATGACGGTTATTACTACATCGTGCAGAAAGGCGACACCCTCTGGGATATTTCCGCCAGATTTTTCAATACGGCCTGGTACTGGCCGGGACTCTGGGCAGAAAACGACGTGCAGATCACAAGCCACAATCCCCACTGGATTTATCCCGGTCAAAAGCTTCATCTGGCCCTGAGGGAAACTCCGGTTCCCGTACAAAAACCGGCCCCCCTGCCCGTGGTGGAAAAAACAAGCCCGCCACCTCCGGCACCTGAACCCGAACCGCCCTCCTATCATTTTGCCTCCATACACAGGGTTGGTTTTGTAAAACCTGAGCCAGCTGAAGCATCGGGGAAAATTATTTCCGCCACGGAAAGCCGGGAGATGATCAGTGCCAGCGACAGAATCTATATCCAGCCAGCCCCGGACAGAACCCTGCCCATAGCAGGCCGCTACATTGTTTACGGAAAGCCGGAAAGAATCAGGGAGCCCGGCGGAAGGTGGCGGCAGTACGCCGGATACCTTCACCACATTTCCGGTATCATTGAAATTACAGAGTACAGAAATGAGCTGACCATCGGCAATGTCATTTCCGCCTTCCGGCCCATCGAAGAAGGAGACATGCTTTTACCTATGCCCCAGCGCAAAGCTTCCATCCCCATGCAGCCCCACACAGAAGGCCTTGAAGGAAAAATCATTGCGGGTTATCTGGGTCAGGTCATGTTTGGCCAGGGAGACATCCTGTATATCAACCGGGGAGAAAAGGACGGTGTTCGTGCGGGTCAGACCTACCACCTGATTGAGGAAAAGGAAATCAGCCCCACAGGCTCCCGCCGGGACAGACGCATTGACCGCATTCCTTTTGGTGCCATCTTTATTCTGGACACAAGGGAAGGGGCTTCTGCGGCCTTTGTGATTGATTCAAGGAAGGATGCAAAGATTGGTACACTGGTGGCAAGTCCGGACCGCTGAAAAAAACTTATTTTACAAGAATACAATGTTTTAGCTAAGGGCAGAAAGCTGCCAGAAAGGTAGCGAAATGTATAACAATAAAGGTTTCACACTGATTGAAGTAATTATTATCATGGCATTAATAGCCATCATAGCAGCCATTGCCACGCCCACGTTCCGGGAAGTAAGGGAAAACAACCAGAAAAAAACCACCGCTTTCACCCTGGGAACAGCCTTGAGCTATGCCAGAAATGAGGCAGTTACACGGGGAGTAAATGTTACCGTGTGCAGATCTGACAATCCCAATGCCGCCGATGATGAAACCACACCCGTTCCTGCATGCAGCACAGCAACAACCGCGGGATGGGAAACGGGCTACATTGTTTTTGTGGACGACAATGACAGCGGAACACTTGGAACAAGGGATGCTGACGAAGAGCTGCTCAGGGTATTTCCCCCCGCAAGGGGTGGAATTGTCATACCGGGGGATGGCAATGCTGTAAACAGAATCATCTATAATCCAACGGGTTTTAGCCGCAATGCCGCTGGAACAATTACGGTGGGATCAGACTCCGGAAGCGGTGTTGAAACATCCAAAACATACTATGAAGTTGACATTACGGCCAATGGTCGTTTTTCCACCAAAGGGCCCAAAAAAGATTAAAGCCAAACTAAATCAGACAAAGAAAGCAAAAGACCGGATTGGGCAAAACCCAGCCCGGTCTTTTAATTTTTCCTTTCCCACAAACCAAAGGCAATCACCAACAGACATCCGTTGTATCGCTACTATCTTTATTCTTTGCTGTTCTCTGCCCTAAATGATTGACCACCATTGTATGGCAAAGGGGATCATTTCTCTGGGAAGTGGCTGTCAGGGTAAAGCCCGTTGCCGTTCCCGCATAAACAATTTCGTAGCGGCCCTCGGCTGAAGGAAATGTATTATCACCTTCATTGGAACCAAAGGCATTGACATAGGTGTTGTTTCTAACAAAAAAACGTTCTGCCTGCTGGGCAGCCTCCATCAGGCTGGTTCTGGCATCGGAGCGGCCAGCACGCAGTACATGGTTGTTGTACTGGGGCAAGGCAATGGCCGAAAGAATACCGATGATGGCGATAACGATCATCAGCTCTATCAGGGTAAAGCCCTTTTCTTTCTGACATTCTTCCATAGAGGACTCCATTTTTTCAAATCAGGCCTTTCCTCAGGCAAAAAGATTACTGAGAAAAGGCCTTTACATGAAACATCACTGAATCTGCCGCCATGACCGCCTGTGGGGAGCATCCGCATCACTGCCAGCCCCTGTGACCTTGCCCATCTCTCCGCTGGAGCCTCCCAGAAATCTGAACTCCAGACCATCAAGCCCGGTAATTACCGCAGGGGTGCTGGTGATGCCGATACCGATGTCAATACCTGCAGCAGACACCCATTCACCATCAACAAGTACCATGTCATCTCCATCAACCTTACCATCACCATCAATATCAAAGACAGGATTATCCGTCCTGCCGCAGGTCAGGGCATCCAGCTCCATCAACCAGCTTGAACCACCGGGTTCGCAGGGATCATCAGATGGAATAAGAGTTGAAAAAATTACACGACCATGGCGGAGAAGGGGAGCTGATACCACACGTTCTCCACGCCCTCCAACATTTGTATCTGGAGATTCCAGATCAAGATAACAACCATAATAACTACCTTCTCCTGCAACATGATTGCTTACAACCCGCAATGGATCAGAAGAATCCTCTTCATTTTTTTTTGTTTTAAGAAGACCTTCATGACTGATCTCCTGCTTAAGAAGCTTGATATCATCACGCTTATTAGAAACTGGTACAGGCTCCCCTTTATCTATGATAGAATAAAAAGATTGTACTGGCGGAGAGCTGACTACAGAATTATCCCCAACTTCAAAATACTTTCCTGTGCCAAAAAGTATCTGCAAATGTCCTTCTTCATGACTTTTTCTAATTTCAACGGGTGCTGTAATGGGCTGAGCATTACCGCTATCATCCTTTGCCCTAAACAAAGGAAGCCGGCTATTAGGTTGTCCATAGGCTATTTTCCACTGGTTTCCACCTGTAGCTGTAAGATCAAACTTCCATAAATTTCCCTGAAGGTCTCCAGCATAGGCATATTTCATTATGCGGTCATCCCCAGCCAGCAGGGTCACGGGAGAAAGGCCATTGGCGCTGCTGTTGTCACCAGGGAGTTCCAGCTTTCCAATAATATCATTATTACGTTCCATCAATTTTCCTGTTTCAAGATCAACGATGAGAAGAGATGCCTTATTGTTTTTAGAATGGTAACCATTACCAAGAATTACGGCCCACTTACCATTTTTCATCTTTCCGATTACAGGCTGCCCCATGACATATCCCAGATCATCGTGCTGAAATTCCCAGAGGACTTTGCTTTCATCAAAATCATCAGGATCTGTGATATCCAGAGCAAAAATACCTTTACCACCGGCACCCAGGGTACCAACGAGGATGGTTTTCCAATCATCATCAATGTAGGCATCACCCACAACAGGAGGCCCATCCACATAATACTGATGCTGATATTCTGGTTGTGTAAGTTTCGCCAGATCACCAAAAACAAGATTGGGAACATAGGCAAAAAGTTCCTCACCTGTCATGGCATCAAAGGCATGGAGCATACCATCGTTGGCTCCCACATACAAAACCTGTTTCCGGTTCCTGTTGTCATTCCTAAAGGCCGTATAACCAGTCATTTTATCGTAACCAAAATTCAAACTACCCACCACAAGGGGATCGGAATTCACAATATCCCCCAGCACCCAGGGCTGGTTGTAACCATCAATGCGATTCCTTAAAGCTCCATCATTGCGCTCTTCCTTGCTGTGATCTCCCCGAAGCCAGTTCAGAACATCCTCGCTGCCCAAGGCAGTCTGCTGAGTTGAGGAAATATTATTATTCCAGAGAAACTCCACACCACTACCAGTGGTTTCATTCCAAGTAAAAATGTTCCGCTCGTTATGAACAGGGATTTTGCCAGTATCAGAGGTACTCCATGCAGGCTTGTTCTCATTGTTTTCCTGCTCAAGGGAACCATCCCGCTTCACACGGTAGGCAATGATATCCCCGTTCCAGTAATTTGAATCAAAACGGGCCTGATACACATAGGTATTGCCTATGGTCCGGGTGGAGTTGGTGGCGATGGATGCGGCGGTGCCCATGCCACGATTTACTATATCATCAAGAATACCACTGAGCTCCTCAGAAAAAACCTGTGGATTGGTGGTACTGAAAAAACCACCACGACTATTGACCGCAGCATGGAGCAAATCATCAATTTTTGCCTGATTAACATCTGTAACTTCAGGATCAGGATCAGGATCAGGGTTAGAATCAGGATCAGGATCAGGCCAAGCTATTGCTTCATCTGCACGGGCTTTTGCCCATACATCATCGGGATTCATACTACCTGTAACACCCAGCCCCACACCAAAGGTAACCATGTGCTGCCATGTGGCAGGATTATCAATTTCTCTACCTTGACTAGGGGGCACATTGTTATCTAAGGTTTTATGTAAATCATTTTTCCAATAATACATGGCAACATCGGCAAGGGTATTGCTATAATTATCA is a window of Desulfobotulus mexicanus DNA encoding:
- a CDS encoding LysM peptidoglycan-binding domain-containing protein codes for the protein MIKRLCLYLILTSFLICQPALSTEEHKPLPDGILKLDDGYYYIVQKGDTLWDISARFFNTAWYWPGLWAENDVQITSHNPHWIYPGQKLHLALRETPVPVQKPAPLPVVEKTSPPPPAPEPEPPSYHFASIHRVGFVKPEPAEASGKIISATESREMISASDRIYIQPAPDRTLPIAGRYIVYGKPERIREPGGRWRQYAGYLHHISGIIEITEYRNELTIGNVISAFRPIEEGDMLLPMPQRKASIPMQPHTEGLEGKIIAGYLGQVMFGQGDILYINRGEKDGVRAGQTYHLIEEKEISPTGSRRDRRIDRIPFGAIFILDTREGASAAFVIDSRKDAKIGTLVASPDR
- a CDS encoding pilus assembly protein yields the protein MLSAGSAAAQESEAEVAQVPLFISASVDPNILFIIDDSGSMHFEIMPDEPENPWQRFRARYAYPRDSGVYGGSYYDGYVPTFSDNPYNSFYRSPANNTVYYNPSITYKPWYGVDSEGDSFADAPVDAAWNNPFHKNRGTRNLTQETTEDVSHGWIKCHDSATCYLGEQTNIGFFWHIWVHRETFWPAVYFWPKTQEELGEGVAWDAWNFDHYHKVEIRDTQTTYTGHGREKRTDCADRANAKCSYAEEIQNFANWYSYYRSRILASRAAIGAGFAQQGERMRVGYGAINHGYSGNNPHLKGPDKAVTTVDDFSIGTIKRGIRPFSGSDREKFFEHLYGDNIPAAGTPLRRALMDAGTYFSETCNKGPWGGTPGKDDGQDQISCRTSYTILMTDGYWNGWAPSLGNVDSDMGPPFSDNYSNTLADVAMYYWKNDLHKTLDNNVPPSQGREIDNPATWQHMVTFGVGLGVTGSMNPDDVWAKARADEAIAWPDPDPDSNPDPDPDPEVTDVNQAKIDDLLHAAVNSRGGFFSTTNPQVFSEELSGILDDIVNRGMGTAASIATNSTRTIGNTYVYQARFDSNYWNGDIIAYRVKRDGSLEQENNENKPAWSTSDTGKIPVHNERNIFTWNETTGSGVEFLWNNNISSTQQTALGSEDVLNWLRGDHSKEERNDGALRNRIDGYNQPWVLGDIVNSDPLVVGSLNFGYDKMTGYTAFRNDNRNRKQVLYVGANDGMLHAFDAMTGEELFAYVPNLVFGDLAKLTQPEYQHQYYVDGPPVVGDAYIDDDWKTILVGTLGAGGKGIFALDITDPDDFDESKVLWEFQHDDLGYVMGQPVIGKMKNGKWAVILGNGYHSKNNKASLLIVDLETGKLMERNNDIIGKLELPGDNSSANGLSPVTLLAGDDRIMKYAYAGDLQGNLWKFDLTATGGNQWKIAYGQPNSRLPLFRAKDDSGNAQPITAPVEIRKSHEEGHLQILFGTGKYFEVGDNSVVSSPPVQSFYSIIDKGEPVPVSNKRDDIKLLKQEISHEGLLKTKKNEEDSSDPLRVVSNHVAGEGSYYGCYLDLESPDTNVGGRGERVVSAPLLRHGRVIFSTLIPSDDPCEPGGSSWLMELDALTCGRTDNPVFDIDGDGKVDGDDMVLVDGEWVSAAGIDIGIGITSTPAVITGLDGLEFRFLGGSSGEMGKVTGAGSDADAPHRRSWRQIQ
- a CDS encoding type IV pilin protein; translation: MEECQKEKGFTLIELMIVIAIIGILSAIALPQYNNHVLRAGRSDARTSLMEAAQQAERFFVRNNTYVNAFGSNEGDNTFPSAEGRYEIVYAGTATGFTLTATSQRNDPLCHTMVVNHLGQRTAKNKDSSDTTDVCW
- a CDS encoding GspH/FimT family pseudopilin, producing MYNNKGFTLIEVIIIMALIAIIAAIATPTFREVRENNQKKTTAFTLGTALSYARNEAVTRGVNVTVCRSDNPNAADDETTPVPACSTATTAGWETGYIVFVDDNDSGTLGTRDADEELLRVFPPARGGIVIPGDGNAVNRIIYNPTGFSRNAAGTITVGSDSGSGVETSKTYYEVDITANGRFSTKGPKKD